Genomic window (Chryseobacterium sp. H1D6B):
AATCCAAGGCGGTGGGCCATTGGAGCGTAAATGTAAACCGTTTCAGAAGCAATTTTCTTCTGTTTGTCCGGAGTCATGCTTTCCAGTGTCCGCATATTGTGGAGACGGTCTGCAATTTTGATCAGAATTACCCTAAAATCTTCAGAAAGCGTCAGTAACAGTTTTCTGTAGTTCTCAGACTGTACAGAAATGTTCTGGTGGTTCATGATGGCTATTTTAGTCAGCCCGTTCACGATATCAGCTATTTTTTCTCCGAAAATTTTCTTGAGGTCTTCGTAGGTATAATCAGAATCTTCAATAACATCATGCAGCAATGCACAAGCAATGGAGGTAGTACCCAGACCTATTTCCTTAGCAACAATTTTTGCTACGGCAATAGGATGGTAGATGTAAGGTTCCCCAGATTTTCTTCTTTGGTCTTTGTGCGCATCTAATGCAATATCAAATGCTTTTCGGATGAGTTTATTGTTTTCCTCATCTAAAGTTCTGTATGTGTTAGAAATCAGATCCTTATATCTTGCAAGTATCTCTTTATTCTCCTGTTCTAGATCGTAACTCATTTGTGTAAAAGCCTATATTTAAACGAAAATACGAAAATTTTTCCATTTTTCAAACTCAAAAAAAATCCGTAGAAAACTACGGATCTTCGGTTATTAGTAATAAATTTATTATTAGAATTTTACTTCAGAATCAATGCCGTTAGTAGAACCCTTTATTTTAACATCCGGGCTGTTATGGATTTCAGCTTTATTTTGTACATCGATGTATTTTTTTAAATTATTATAATCTGCCTGCTCAATTCCCATGTTCTCAAATAAATAAGTTTTCATAACGGCGTTTTGACCGAAAATACTTTTTGCATTGTCTATTTGATCTTTGTCTTTTACGGCAACACTGGCCATATATTGAGAATTATGACTATTATCATCGATATATACGATATAATCTGAATTTCCAAATCCTGAATTCTCCAAGTCTGTTTCAAGCTTTTTGTAATCACTGTGGGATTCAAATAATCCAGCTAATAAATTTGACATAATGTTGTGTTTTAAAATTTATACTTAAAGGTAGCAATAAATTTCATTTGTTTTATAATAAAATTAATAAAATTTGCATTATATTGTTTTATCTATTGCATTTTTGTTAAATATTTGATAATTGCTATCAATCAAGTGTTTGATATTTGAATAATCTTAAAAATTATGCAGTAAACTGTAAAATATAATCATAAAAATCTGGTGTATAATAAAAACCATGCATAATATGTCATTATGCATGGTTTTTTATTTCATCGATTAAGCTTTTTACTCTAACCTTTCATTTTTAATTTCTTCTACAATTTCAGGATTTAATAGTGTTGATATGTCTCCAAAATTGCTGAAGTCACCTTCTGCGATCTTTCTTAGAATCCTACGCATAATCTTTCCAGAACGTGTTTTAGGCAGTCCGGAAACAAATTGTATCTTATCCAGTTTTGCAATCGGGCCGATCTGATCTGCAATTAATTGGTTGATTTCTTTCTTCAGGTTTTCTCTCTGGCGTCCTTCTCCAGTTTCTTTCAGGACTACAAAACCGTAGAGGGCATTTCCTTTAATATCGTGCGGATATCCTACAATCGCAGATTCAGCAACAGCCGGATGCTGGTTGATACTGTCTTCAATAGGAGCGGTTCCTAGATTATGTCCGGAAACAATAATAACATCGTCTACACGCCCTGTAATTCTGTAATAGCCCACTTCATCTCTTAAAGCACCGTCACCAGTGAAATATTTCCCTGGAAAAGCACTGAAATAGGTCTCTATATATCTTTGGTGGTCTCCCCAGATCGTTCTTGCAATCCCCGGCCATGGAAAACGGATACAGAGATTTCCCGTCACCTGATTTCCTGTGATCTCATTACGCTTGTCATCCATTAAAACTGGCTGTATTCCGGGTAAAGGAAGCGTAGCATACGTTGGCTTGGTGGGAGTAATAAAAGGGAGCGGTGAAATCATAATTCCTCCTGTTTCTGTCTGCCACCAGGTATCAACAATAGGACATTTTTTCTTTCCTACATGATCATTGAACCAATGCCAGGCTTCATCATTAATGGGTTCTCCTACAGATCCAATAACTTTTAAAGAGCTTAGATCATGTTTGTCTACCCATTCTGCACTTTCTTTTGCTAAAGAGCGGATCGCAGTAGGAGCGGTATAGAACTGAGTGATTTTATGTTTTTCAATAACTTCCCAGAAGCGGTCCGGTTCCGGATAGGTGGGAACTCCTTCAAATATTACGGTAGTCGCTCCGTTGCACAGCGGTCCGTAAAGAATATAAGAATGCCCCGTGATCCAGCCTATATCTGCGGTACACCAGTAGATGTCATTTTCTTGATAGTTAAAAATATTTTTAAACGTGTAAGCGGTATACACCATGTATCCAGCGCACGTGTGAAGCATTCCTTTTGGTTTTCCCGTAGAACCGGAAGTGTAAAGAATAAAAAGAGGGTCTTCAGCATCCATGATCACTGTTACGAAATCCGGAGAAGCTTTGTCGTACAGGTCAGACATCCAGTGATCTCTGCCTGCTTTCATTTTGATCTCGTTATGAGTTCTTTTTACCACTAATACATTCTCAATAGTCGGAGTTTTTTCTAAAGCTTCATCTACAATACTTTTTAAGTCTAAGACCTTATTTCCTCTATAGCTTCCGTCTGACGTGATAACAAGTTTGGCACCGCAGTCGTTCACTCTTGAAGCAACAGCTGCTGCTGAGAATCCAGCGAAAATTACTGAATGTACAGCACCTAATTTTGCACAGGCCAGCATTGTAACCGCTAATTCAGGGATCATGGGAAGATAAATACAGACACGGTCGCCTTTCTCAATACCCATATCTCTTAGGATATTGGCTGTTTTATTAACTCGGGTGTATAATTCGTTGTAAGAAATATGCAGAGCTTCTTCTTTTGGATCATTGGGTTCCCAGATGATGGCAGTTTTATCACCCCTTTCATTCAGGTGTCTGTCGATACAGTTTTTTGTAATATTTAATTTAGCATTCTTAAACCAGGTAATTTTAGCTTCATTCATGTCGTATTTCACGACCTTGCTCCATCTTTGATACCACACAAAGTTTTGATCAGCTATTTTGTCCCAGAATTTCTTAGGATTTTTAATAGACTTTTTATATTCTTCAAAATAATGCGGCAGATCTTCTATTACGTAATTTCTCATATTCCTTTGTTTTGAAATTTGAATTTTATTGATACATTAAATTTATATTTTATTTGCGGATTAAGCCCTGTAATCCTCGATTTTTTCTTGTATTTCTTCAATTATTTTTTCATCATCTATCGTAGAAGGAATCTGGAATTCTTTACCGTCTAACAATGTTCTGATGAGTTTTCTTAAAATTTTTCCCGATCGGGTTTTAGGCAGCCGTTTCACAACCATTGCATTTTTTAAAAAAGCTACTGCGCCGATTTTCTCGCGGACCATCTTAATAATATCTTTTTCAAGATCTTCTTCAGAAATTACGGAACCATTCTTTAAAACTACCGCCGCAAAAGGAATCTGCCCTTTTAATTCATCGTCGATTCCTACAACAGCACATTCTGCGATAGCTGGATGAGAAGAAACAATTTCCTCCATTTCTGAGGTGGAAAGCCGGTGTCCCGCAACATTGATCACATCATCCACTCTTCCTGTGATAAAAACATATCCGTCTTCATCTTTTATCGCGCCGTCTCCAGAAAAATAGTATCCTTTATACTGGGAGAGATAACTGTCTTGAAAACGCCCGTAATCCTTCCATATTCCCAGCAGTGCGCCCGGAGGAAGCGGCAGTTTTATAATTAAATAAC
Coding sequences:
- the acs gene encoding acetate--CoA ligase: MRNYVIEDLPHYFEEYKKSIKNPKKFWDKIADQNFVWYQRWSKVVKYDMNEAKITWFKNAKLNITKNCIDRHLNERGDKTAIIWEPNDPKEEALHISYNELYTRVNKTANILRDMGIEKGDRVCIYLPMIPELAVTMLACAKLGAVHSVIFAGFSAAAVASRVNDCGAKLVITSDGSYRGNKVLDLKSIVDEALEKTPTIENVLVVKRTHNEIKMKAGRDHWMSDLYDKASPDFVTVIMDAEDPLFILYTSGSTGKPKGMLHTCAGYMVYTAYTFKNIFNYQENDIYWCTADIGWITGHSYILYGPLCNGATTVIFEGVPTYPEPDRFWEVIEKHKITQFYTAPTAIRSLAKESAEWVDKHDLSSLKVIGSVGEPINDEAWHWFNDHVGKKKCPIVDTWWQTETGGIMISPLPFITPTKPTYATLPLPGIQPVLMDDKRNEITGNQVTGNLCIRFPWPGIARTIWGDHQRYIETYFSAFPGKYFTGDGALRDEVGYYRITGRVDDVIIVSGHNLGTAPIEDSINQHPAVAESAIVGYPHDIKGNALYGFVVLKETGEGRQRENLKKEINQLIADQIGPIAKLDKIQFVSGLPKTRSGKIMRRILRKIAEGDFSNFGDISTLLNPEIVEEIKNERLE